In a genomic window of Methanogenium sp. S4BF:
- a CDS encoding nitroreductase, which translates to MEKSSSNQYNGFRSLVIAATIIMMIAISITPAAALTLGCVDTFIDVANDAGVKYNYDGDAYDGPNNTYYIKFEGGGLNALHITTDTSVPAGQVTSSQSATGSFNISDTGGRGYDDNLILLFAAKTPVSEDFSLNIKSSGYTWTPTGEMPTSYNYVNNAVNETFTYDDLIYGPQDYRPAGYNLFESYPIYYGQDMGQTENFTMMFIDLNVGVIGNSNGMGKVEYTLENFSGFAAFNAYAWCIDSNQGEGISWTNRVDSLIGSSGYTVTLP; encoded by the coding sequence ATGGAAAAATCAAGTTCAAATCAATACAATGGCTTCAGAAGCCTTGTAATAGCAGCTACGATCATCATGATGATCGCGATCAGTATCACACCGGCAGCCGCACTGACTTTGGGGTGCGTTGATACCTTTATTGATGTGGCAAACGATGCAGGAGTCAAATATAACTATGACGGCGATGCCTATGATGGCCCAAACAACACCTACTACATTAAATTTGAGGGTGGTGGCCTCAATGCCCTTCACATTACGACTGACACTTCTGTTCCGGCAGGTCAGGTGACCAGTTCTCAGAGTGCCACCGGTTCATTCAATATATCGGATACTGGTGGCAGGGGCTATGACGACAATCTTATTCTTCTCTTTGCAGCGAAAACCCCTGTTTCAGAGGATTTCAGCCTGAATATCAAATCAAGCGGCTATACCTGGACTCCAACCGGTGAGATGCCTACAAGCTATAACTATGTAAATAATGCGGTCAATGAGACCTTTACCTACGATGACCTGATCTACGGTCCGCAGGATTACAGGCCCGCTGGCTATAATCTATTCGAGAGCTATCCAATATACTACGGGCAAGATATGGGCCAGACTGAAAACTTCACGATGATGTTTATTGATCTGAATGTAGGGGTTATCGGTAATAGCAACGGCATGGGTAAGGTCGAATACACTCTTGAGAACTTCTCTGGTTTTGCGGCATTCAATGCCTATGCCTGGTGCATTGATTCCAACCAGGGCGAAGGTATCTCATGGACAAACAGAGTCGATTCTCTCATTGGTAGCAGTGGTTATACTGTGACTCTCCCATAA